The Glycine soja cultivar W05 chromosome 3, ASM419377v2, whole genome shotgun sequence genome window below encodes:
- the LOC114406535 gene encoding transcription termination factor MTEF18, mitochondrial-like: MSLLRHVCTTSKLSAAAAAAASAASTATMAIPWKYKKFAISQGQKSLTDYLHATRSIPYAYANQIAKNSLTSLTTLITTLGTSSFSPLHFPHNLNKFLMYHPINEFEFFFESIGIHPSNFHSLLPQDKFFFSQDDTLLSAACVLYEFGFPWDRLGVLYVESGCFLNWGASELKDRVCGFKRYGLCNEQVVGVCMAFPFVFDGQKGDDEVEALFRDLGLLFGEFGLAECVEGKGNYSVDDWIRVCRKIRLFYDLNGGKSLVELIGRNNGGGVGVIVEHGEEELVQAAEYFCRFGAKKEDVARLIVDGPELLELDLEAWVVDVVKLLKYFGMRSDDVEDVRRDYAHVLGTVKMGNLPNVMRALGLREWFFDKINDGNHQLLVSFVTSCPGEFQDEGYLGRLKAIQASRTPTHNISKLNFLHAIGFGENALTMNVYAQMHGTSGKLQKRFNCLLRLGIEFSKICKMITIHPKILSQNPQNLEQKVNFFCQEMGYSLEHLITFPAFLCFDLENRIKPRYRFHMWIMEKGLSSKNYSITSMVATSDKNFVARALKIHPAALKHWFEQFYLRNLPVR; encoded by the coding sequence atgtccCTCCTCCGCCATGTTTGCACAACCTCAAAGCtctcagcagcagcagcagcagcagcatcaGCAGCATCAACAGCAACGATGGCGATCCCTTGGAAGTACAAGAAGTTCGCCATATCACAGGGTCAGAAGTCCCTCACCGACTACCTCCACGCCACGCGCAGCATCCCTTACGCCTACGCCAACCAAATCGCCAAGAACTCCCTCACTTCCCTCACCACCCTCATCACCACTCTCGGCACTTCTTCCTTCTCCCCTCTCCACTTCCCCCACAACCTCAACAAGTTCCTCATGTACCACCCCATCAACGAATTCGAGTTCTTCTTCGAGAGCATTGGCATTCACCCCTCCAACTTCCATTCTCTTTTGCCCCAAGACAAGTTCTTTTTCTCCCAAGATGATACCCTTTTGAGTGCTGCTTGTGTTCTTTACGAGTTTGGGTTTCCCTGGGATAGGCTTGGGGTTTTGTATGTGGAGAGTGGCTGTTTTCTCAATTGGGGTGCTTCTGAGTTGAAGGATAGGGTTTGTGGGTTCAAAAGGTATGGTCTTTGCAATGAGCAGGTTGTTGGGGTGTGTATGGCTTTTCCCTTTGTGTTTGATGGCCAAAAGGGTGATGATGAGGTTGAGGCTTTGTTTCGTGATCTGGGGTTGCTGTTTGGGGAGTTTGGTTTGGCTGAGTGTGTTGAGGGGAAGGGGAACTATAGTGTCGATGATTGGATTCGGGTGTGTAGGAAGATAAGGTTGTTTTATGATTTGAATGGTGGGAAGAGCTTAGTGGAGCTCATTGGAAGGAACAATGGTGGTGGTGTTGGTGTCATTGTGGAGCATGGGGAAGAGGAGTTGGTTCAAGCAGCTGAGTATTTTTGTAGGTTTGGTGCGAAGAAGGAGGATGTGGCACGATTGATTGTAGACGGACCGGAGTTGTTGGAGCTTGATTTGGAGGCATGGGTGGTTGATGTGGTGAAGCTGTTGAAGTACTTTGGAATGAGATCGGATGATGTCGAGGATGTTAGGAGGGATTATGCTCATGTATTGGGGACAGTTAAGATGGGTAATCTGCCCAATGTGATGAGAGCGTTAGGTTTACGTGAGTGGTTCTTTGATAAGATCAACGATGGGAATCAtcaattgttagttagttttgtCACGAGCTGTCCCGGTGAATTCCAAGATGAAGGCTATCTAGGTCGTTTGAAGGCGATTCAGGCATCAAGAACCCCAACTCACAACATTAGCAAGTTGAATTTCTTGCACGCCATTGGCTTTGGCGAAAATGCTTTGACCATGAATGTGTATGCTCAGATGCATGGAACAAGTGGCAAATTACAAAAGAGATTTAATTGCCTTCTACGTCTTGGGATTGAATTTTCGAAGATCTGTAAGATGATCACAATTCATCCTAAGATTCTTAGCCAAAACCCTCAAAATTTAGAGCAAAAGGTTAATTTCTTTTGTCAGGAAATGGGATATTCACTGGAGCATTTGATCACTTTTCCAGCATTCTTGTGCTTTGACTTAGAGAACCGCATTAAGCCTAGGTACAGGTTCCATATGTGGATTATGGAAAAGGGTCTGTCTTCCAAAAATTATTCCATTACAAGCATGGTTGCAACAAGCGACAAGAATTTTGTTGCTCGCGCTCTTAAAATTCACCCAGCTGCTCTAAAACATTGGTTTGAGCAATTCTATCTAAGAAATTTGCCAGTGCGAtga
- the LOC114406536 gene encoding oxygen-evolving enhancer protein 3-2, chloroplastic-like: MAQAMASMTSLRGSSQAVLEGSLGSTRLNVGSGSRVASVTRAGFTVRAQQQQVNGGEVQSSRRAVLSLVAAGLTTGSFVQAVLADAKPIKVGPPPPPSGGLPGTLNSDEPRDLKLPLKDRFFLQPLSPTDAAQRAKESAKEIVGVKKLIEKKAWPYVQNDLRLRAEYLRFDLNTVIAAKPKDEKKSLKELTGKLFQDISNLDHAAKIKSSPEAEKYYAATVSSLNDVLAKLG; this comes from the exons ATGGCTCAAGCAATGGCATCAATGACTAGCTTACGTGGTTCCTCTCAGGCTGTGTTGGAAGGTAGCCTTGGCTCCACACGCTTGAATGTGGGGAGTGGAAGCAGGGTGGCCTCAGTCACACGTGCAGGGTTCACAGTTAGAGCACAGCAACAACAAGTGAATGGTGGTGAGGTACAAAGTAGCCGTAGGGCAGTGCTTTCACTTGTTGCTGCTGGTTTGACCACTGGCTCTTTTGTTCAAGCTGTGCTTGCTGATGCCAAACCTATCAAAGTTGGACCACCTCCCCCACCTTCTGGCGGATTAC CTGGAACATTGAACTCAGATGAACCAAGAGACCTTAAGCTGCCATTGAAAGATAGGTTCTTCCTTCAACCATTGTCTCCAACTGATGCTGCACAAAGGGCAAAGGAATCAGCCAAGGAAATTGTTGGCGTTAAGAAGTTGATTGAAAAGAAGGCTTGGCCATATGTTCAGAATGATCTGCGTCTCAGGGCCGAGTATCTGCGCTTTGATCTCAACACTGTCATTGCTGCAAAGCCTAAGGATGAGAAGAAATCACTCAAGGAACTCACTGGCAAGCTCTTCCAGGATATCAGCAAT CTGGATCATGCTGCAAAAATTAAGAGCAGCCCGGAAGCAGAGAAGTACTATGCTGCTACTGTATCTTCTCTGAACGATGTCCTTGCCAAACTTGGTTAA